Proteins from a genomic interval of Desulfofustis limnaeus:
- a CDS encoding glycosyltransferase family 39 protein, with protein MVGFSVIIPTRNEEENIDPLLRRLLPAAKAVGVDWEIVFVDDSSSDRTREQIAPWTSSHPVRLLCRDQNGSLAGAVVAGAMAAHHELVVVLDADLSHPPEKIAELLQPLLDSTHDLVIGSRYVEGASIPHWPLSRKIASRLAGLPARLFSAVQDPMAGFFATGRHRLAAVRPDVPGFKICLELLAAAEQGIRVKEIPIVFNDRFAGFSKMNLSVVIDYLRQLRQLSGADSLTLLFLLLISCFLADWLSFLVLVGDGWSPSAAHLAAGAVAGGMGSVALFVYGLGRKRGAKTITRVTQLCCLPLFWGGAVAVQGAVLAIAREVVSLPPGLAFGPAALCGSLFFLLPLFILQSGGFQRLAERVQLRFAAVGLVVLALALRSLYLGLPELVEREAYYWNFAQHPALAYLEHPPLVAWLVWLSTAIFGTSEAAVRLPAFCCWFVVAFFSYRLSSRACGRSAALGVVMLVAGLPYFFGIGLIMTPDAPLHAAWAALLYYLYRALVENRSGSWLGVGLSLGVGLLAGFSIGLLVPALLCFVLFDRQARQWLCRVEPLGALLVALLLFLPVLWWNFLHDWASFASREELRLDGTTVFSTHYLLAYLGINLTPVGIVAVLLFFVGGRSYLTRFGSAEMETDAPETRRRFLFLLVMTAVPLLFFVGISATHEVRLNWTSPLWLSTLPFFGAIITGLPGQGQLQLMRVFQRAWFWTVAILLVTYGSLLHYAVLGLPGLDYPKRPFLVGWQGLAGEVEKLVEAAAAETGSRPLVVGMDPYQISSGLAFYRSKIAADRPDQAKRLAVEETVGWHLFSWDAQMYEQWADPAEMAGRDILAVASSRIRVEFPYFRNRITGMGPILDLVVSKDGQPIRTMYCRLLYGYRPDPAGGGR; from the coding sequence ATGGTCGGCTTTTCCGTTATCATCCCCACCAGGAACGAAGAGGAGAACATCGATCCCCTGCTACGGCGGCTGCTGCCGGCAGCCAAGGCCGTCGGTGTCGACTGGGAGATCGTCTTTGTCGATGACAGCTCCAGCGACAGGACCCGGGAGCAGATTGCGCCCTGGACCAGTTCCCATCCGGTCCGCCTGCTCTGCCGGGATCAAAACGGCAGTCTGGCCGGGGCGGTGGTGGCCGGGGCCATGGCTGCCCACCATGAACTGGTGGTGGTCCTTGACGCCGATCTGAGCCACCCGCCGGAGAAAATCGCCGAGCTGCTGCAGCCGCTGCTTGACTCCACCCATGACCTGGTGATCGGCAGCCGTTACGTGGAGGGGGCCAGTATCCCGCATTGGCCGTTGTCACGGAAAATCGCCTCGCGTTTGGCCGGGCTGCCGGCTCGTCTGTTCAGCGCCGTCCAGGACCCGATGGCCGGGTTTTTTGCCACCGGCCGTCACCGCTTGGCAGCCGTCCGTCCGGATGTGCCGGGCTTCAAGATCTGCCTGGAGTTGCTGGCGGCAGCCGAACAGGGGATCCGGGTCAAAGAAATCCCAATCGTGTTCAACGATCGGTTCGCCGGTTTTTCCAAGATGAACCTGTCGGTGGTCATCGACTATCTGCGCCAACTTCGGCAGTTATCCGGGGCCGATAGCCTGACCCTCCTGTTTTTGCTGCTGATCTCCTGTTTTCTGGCTGACTGGCTTTCTTTTCTGGTGTTGGTGGGCGACGGTTGGTCGCCGTCGGCGGCGCATCTGGCTGCAGGTGCAGTGGCCGGTGGGATGGGAAGCGTTGCCCTGTTCGTTTACGGCTTGGGCAGAAAAAGGGGGGCGAAAACCATCACCAGGGTCACGCAGCTTTGCTGCCTGCCACTCTTCTGGGGTGGTGCGGTGGCGGTGCAAGGGGCTGTCTTGGCGATCGCCCGGGAGGTCGTGTCGCTGCCTCCCGGCCTGGCTTTTGGGCCGGCGGCCCTGTGCGGATCGTTGTTCTTCCTGCTGCCCCTGTTTATTCTTCAGTCGGGTGGCTTTCAACGTCTGGCGGAGCGGGTACAGCTCCGTTTTGCCGCCGTCGGTCTGGTGGTTCTGGCATTGGCGCTCCGCAGTCTTTATCTCGGGCTTCCTGAGTTGGTGGAGCGGGAGGCCTATTACTGGAATTTTGCTCAGCATCCGGCCCTGGCCTACCTGGAGCATCCGCCCCTGGTGGCCTGGCTGGTCTGGTTGAGCACGGCGATTTTCGGCACTTCGGAAGCGGCGGTTCGTTTGCCGGCTTTTTGCTGCTGGTTCGTCGTGGCATTTTTCAGCTATCGACTGAGCAGCAGAGCATGTGGCCGCTCGGCGGCCCTCGGCGTGGTCATGTTGGTGGCCGGCTTGCCGTATTTTTTCGGTATCGGCCTGATTATGACCCCGGACGCACCGCTCCACGCAGCCTGGGCGGCGCTTCTTTACTATCTCTATCGGGCCTTGGTGGAAAACCGTTCAGGGAGTTGGCTCGGGGTCGGACTGAGCCTGGGTGTCGGCCTCCTGGCCGGATTTTCCATCGGTCTCCTGGTGCCGGCGCTGCTCTGTTTCGTGTTGTTTGACCGTCAGGCGCGCCAGTGGTTGTGCCGGGTCGAACCCCTGGGGGCATTGCTCGTGGCTCTGTTGCTGTTCCTGCCGGTCCTCTGGTGGAACTTCCTGCACGATTGGGCCTCGTTCGCTTCCCGGGAGGAACTGCGACTCGACGGCACAACGGTCTTCAGTACCCACTACCTGCTAGCCTATCTGGGCATCAATCTGACGCCGGTGGGGATAGTGGCCGTGCTGTTGTTTTTCGTGGGCGGGCGGTCGTACCTGACGCGCTTTGGCAGTGCGGAGATGGAGACCGATGCGCCGGAGACGAGAAGACGCTTTTTATTTCTGCTGGTAATGACCGCGGTACCGCTGCTCTTTTTTGTCGGCATCAGTGCAACGCACGAGGTGCGACTTAACTGGACGAGTCCCCTGTGGCTGTCCACCCTCCCTTTTTTCGGGGCGATCATCACCGGTTTGCCGGGACAGGGGCAGCTGCAACTGATGCGCGTTTTTCAGCGAGCCTGGTTCTGGACCGTGGCCATCCTTCTGGTCACTTACGGAAGTCTCCTGCATTATGCAGTGCTCGGGTTGCCCGGCCTGGACTACCCGAAACGGCCCTTTCTGGTCGGCTGGCAGGGGTTGGCCGGGGAGGTGGAGAAACTGGTGGAAGCCGCCGCCGCAGAGACCGGCAGCAGGCCGCTGGTGGTCGGTATGGATCCCTATCAAATCAGCAGCGGTCTGGCCTTTTACCGCAGCAAGATCGCTGCCGACCGCCCGGACCAAGCCAAGAGACTGGCAGTCGAGGAGACGGTCGGCTGGCATCTCTTTTCCTGGGACGCCCAGATGTACGAACAATGGGCGGACCCGGCGGAGATGGCGGGCAGGGACATCTTGGCCGTGGCATCCAGCCGGATTCGCGTGGAATTCCCCTATTTCCGGAACCGGATAACCGGTATGGGACCGATCCTCGACCTGGTCGTCAGCAAAGACGGGCAACCGATCCGCACCATGTATTGCCGCCTGCTCTACGGGTATCGTCCCGATCCCGCTGGCGGGGGGCGCTAG
- a CDS encoding methyl-accepting chemotaxis protein, with amino-acid sequence MKRLSLVVKIGAGFGLVLLLLLIVSLTGWRGLTTVLTGLDQYRTLTAEAGLAAELRQHLSTADATIKDFLISGSDTAIESHRRSSQEIATSVTEALEKADSPDEKQRLQALQNEFASYQTTTGTLIELRARYIDLVEQQLHTLGSRMAEELAAMMDQGRRDRDDVATYQAGMALRNLLNGQINALNFLQYSRPADAELCLQHLTQLAEETRKISKLVFDEALLARNRSVAADTIAYREVFQQVVALVQQRDALVAELLTSLTPELSRQMDDIRHAAATHQAQLGDDLLGSGGRARFSVVVMAAAALLFGGVCALLLTKAITRPILRTADFASTMAKGDFTQQLAIDQQDEIGTMARALNSMVRDLKTMLTGIIDDTTILAGSSTQLRKTAGELTTASGATSTRANTVAAAAEQMSTNMQSVAGAMEQSAQNTQLVAAATDELTGTVDKIAANAESARGIAVNAVTASQQTSRRMDALGTAATQIGKVTETITEISEQTNLLALNATIEAARAGEAGKGFAVVANEIKELARQTADATVDIRRQIETMQETTGAAVSDIAEISGIIAKINQVIASIGEAVDEQQAATREIAGKVAETAQGIGEVNEHVAQSSVVAGEITRDITEVYQAAERMSKDCKLVAESADQLSELSARLSDMTSTFKV; translated from the coding sequence ATGAAACGTCTCAGTCTCGTCGTCAAGATCGGCGCCGGTTTCGGCCTGGTCTTGCTGCTTCTGCTGATTGTCAGCCTCACCGGCTGGCGCGGGCTGACCACGGTACTGACCGGCCTTGATCAGTACCGTACGCTGACGGCGGAAGCCGGCCTGGCAGCGGAACTGCGACAGCATCTCAGCACCGCCGACGCGACCATCAAGGATTTCCTCATCTCCGGCAGCGACACCGCCATCGAAAGCCATCGCCGGAGCAGCCAGGAAATTGCCACGTCAGTGACTGAGGCCTTGGAAAAAGCCGATAGCCCGGACGAAAAGCAACGGTTACAGGCGCTGCAGAACGAATTCGCCAGCTATCAGACAACCACCGGGACCTTGATCGAACTGCGCGCCCGCTACATCGATCTGGTGGAACAACAGCTCCACACACTCGGGTCGCGCATGGCCGAGGAACTGGCCGCCATGATGGACCAAGGCCGTCGTGACCGCGACGACGTGGCCACCTACCAAGCCGGCATGGCCCTGCGCAACCTGCTCAACGGCCAGATCAACGCCCTCAACTTCCTGCAGTACAGCCGTCCTGCCGATGCCGAACTATGTCTGCAGCACCTGACCCAGCTGGCGGAAGAGACCCGCAAGATAAGCAAACTGGTCTTCGACGAAGCGCTTTTGGCTCGCAACCGCTCTGTGGCCGCGGATACAATCGCTTACCGGGAAGTGTTTCAACAGGTGGTGGCACTGGTGCAACAGCGGGATGCATTGGTGGCCGAACTCCTCACCAGCCTGACCCCGGAGCTGTCCCGCCAGATGGACGACATCAGGCACGCTGCCGCCACCCACCAGGCCCAGCTCGGCGACGATCTGCTCGGCTCCGGCGGTCGGGCCCGCTTCAGCGTGGTGGTGATGGCCGCTGCCGCCCTGCTCTTTGGCGGCGTCTGCGCACTGCTGCTGACCAAGGCTATCACCCGCCCGATCCTACGTACCGCCGACTTCGCCTCAACCATGGCCAAAGGTGACTTTACGCAGCAGTTGGCCATCGACCAGCAGGACGAGATCGGCACCATGGCCCGCGCGCTCAACAGCATGGTCAGGGACCTGAAGACCATGCTCACCGGCATCATCGACGACACCACCATCCTCGCCGGTTCGTCAACCCAACTGAGAAAAACGGCCGGGGAACTGACCACCGCCTCCGGAGCAACCTCGACCAGAGCCAACACCGTGGCCGCCGCCGCCGAGCAGATGAGCACCAACATGCAATCGGTGGCCGGGGCGATGGAACAGTCGGCACAGAATACCCAACTGGTGGCCGCCGCCACCGATGAATTAACCGGTACCGTCGACAAGATTGCCGCCAACGCGGAATCGGCACGCGGGATAGCCGTAAATGCCGTGACCGCCTCGCAGCAGACCAGTCGTCGCATGGACGCCCTGGGCACCGCCGCCACGCAGATCGGCAAGGTGACCGAGACCATCACCGAGATCTCCGAGCAGACCAATCTGCTGGCCCTCAACGCCACCATCGAGGCGGCCAGAGCCGGGGAAGCAGGCAAAGGTTTTGCTGTGGTGGCCAACGAGATCAAGGAACTGGCTCGGCAGACCGCCGACGCCACCGTGGATATCAGGCGACAGATCGAAACCATGCAGGAGACGACCGGAGCAGCCGTCTCCGACATTGCCGAGATCTCCGGCATCATCGCCAAGATCAACCAGGTGATTGCCTCCATCGGTGAGGCGGTGGACGAACAACAGGCGGCCACCAGAGAAATCGCCGGAAAAGTTGCCGAAACGGCTCAGGGCATCGGTGAGGTCAACGAACATGTGGCCCAGAGTTCAGTGGTTGCCGGCGAGATTACCAGAGACATCACCGAGGTCTACCAAGCGGCGGAACGGATGTCCAAAGACTGTAAACTGGTGGCCGAGAGTGCCGATCAACTCAGCGAGTTATCGGCTCGACTGAGCGACATGACCAGCACATTCAAGGTATAG
- a CDS encoding class II fumarate hydratase, which yields MDTRKETDSMGTVEVPRDAWYGAQTQRALNNFTITPRPLPLRFIRALLLIKRSAAEANGNLGLLSLELASAIIAAIDALLAGNYAPHFPVPVLQTGSGTSSNMNANEVISTIVRRDHGLACSPNDHVNMSQSSNDVIPSALQVSAALILDDAVLPALEGLAAIIREKAAEHKEVVKTGRTHLMDALPIRFSRELEGWAAQLDDNTLRLQSVLQRLRLLPLGGTAVGSGVNCPQPFVDQALDALTRTSGFSFAAMPSPYQGLSSIDTILETSGQLKVCAVTLMKIANDLRWMNSGPAGGLGEIVLPALQPGSSIMPDKVNPVIPEAVCMAAARVIGNDTSITIAAQSGNFQLNTMLPLAAADLLESAELIAGAARDLGGKAIAGMVVRREHMSRPLSTNPILVTALAPQVGYLQAAAIAKQARQEGRPILDVALETTDLDREVLERLLDPEYLADGGDRNAPNPSR from the coding sequence ATGGATACCCGAAAAGAAACCGACTCAATGGGGACGGTGGAGGTGCCGCGCGATGCCTGGTACGGAGCGCAGACCCAACGTGCGCTGAACAATTTCACCATCACCCCACGGCCGTTGCCCCTGCGCTTTATCCGAGCATTGCTGCTGATCAAGCGCTCCGCCGCCGAGGCCAACGGCAACCTCGGCCTGCTCAGCCTGGAACTGGCCAGCGCCATCATCGCCGCTATCGACGCGCTGTTGGCCGGCAACTATGCCCCGCACTTTCCGGTACCGGTCCTGCAGACCGGATCCGGCACCAGCAGCAACATGAACGCCAACGAGGTGATCTCCACCATCGTCCGCCGCGATCATGGCCTCGCCTGCTCGCCAAACGACCACGTCAACATGAGCCAGAGTTCCAACGACGTCATCCCCTCCGCCTTGCAGGTCAGCGCCGCACTGATCCTCGACGACGCCGTGCTGCCGGCGCTGGAGGGGCTGGCAGCGATCATACGCGAAAAGGCCGCCGAGCACAAGGAGGTGGTCAAAACCGGGCGGACCCATCTGATGGATGCCTTGCCCATCAGGTTTTCCCGGGAACTGGAAGGCTGGGCGGCCCAGCTCGACGATAACACGCTCCGTCTGCAATCGGTGCTGCAACGGTTGCGACTGCTGCCCCTGGGGGGCACCGCCGTCGGCAGCGGCGTGAATTGTCCGCAACCTTTTGTCGACCAGGCGCTTGACGCCCTGACCAGAACCAGCGGCTTCTCCTTTGCGGCCATGCCCAGCCCCTATCAGGGCCTAAGCAGCATCGACACGATCCTGGAGACATCCGGCCAGCTGAAGGTCTGTGCGGTCACCCTGATGAAGATCGCCAACGACCTGCGCTGGATGAACTCCGGGCCGGCCGGCGGCCTCGGCGAGATTGTGCTGCCAGCCCTGCAGCCGGGCTCTTCGATCATGCCCGACAAGGTCAATCCGGTCATCCCCGAGGCCGTGTGCATGGCGGCGGCCCGGGTTATCGGCAATGACACCTCGATCACCATCGCCGCCCAGTCCGGCAACTTCCAGCTCAACACCATGTTGCCGCTGGCCGCCGCCGATCTGCTGGAAAGCGCCGAACTGATCGCCGGAGCGGCCCGAGATCTGGGGGGCAAGGCCATTGCCGGCATGGTCGTCCGCCGGGAACACATGAGCCGGCCGTTATCGACCAATCCCATCCTGGTCACGGCCCTGGCACCGCAGGTGGGCTATCTGCAAGCGGCAGCCATCGCCAAACAGGCGCGCCAGGAGGGCCGGCCCATCCTCGACGTGGCCCTGGAGACCACCGATCTGGATCGAGAGGTGCTCGAGCGGCTTCTCGACCCTGAATACCTGGCCGACGGCGGCGACCGCAACGCACCCAACCCATCGCGCTGA
- a CDS encoding DNA-deoxyinosine glycosylase: MTNPSGSDTEPATFSFSQCFSAVEPERALILILGSFPGVASLAAGQYYAHPRNSFWPIMAELLGFAADLDYGQRVAHLVNNRVALWDVLARCQRAGSLDAAIEPASITVNDVSLFFARQRGLKAVFFNGERAEREFRRRVLPQLADLSAGVVLRRLPSTSPAHAAVRYADKVAAWRVIVDYLDR; encoded by the coding sequence ATGACCAACCCAAGCGGGTCGGACACCGAACCGGCGACTTTCTCATTTTCTCAATGTTTCTCGGCGGTGGAGCCGGAGCGGGCGCTGATCCTCATCCTCGGTTCCTTCCCCGGCGTCGCATCACTGGCGGCCGGGCAGTACTATGCCCATCCGCGCAACAGTTTCTGGCCGATCATGGCCGAGCTACTGGGCTTTGCTGCCGACCTCGATTACGGCCAGCGGGTGGCCCATCTGGTGAACAATCGGGTCGCCCTCTGGGATGTGCTAGCCCGTTGCCAACGCGCCGGCAGTCTCGATGCCGCCATTGAACCGGCATCGATCACGGTCAATGATGTCTCTTTGTTTTTCGCTCGTCAGCGCGGGCTGAAGGCAGTGTTTTTCAACGGGGAGCGGGCCGAACGGGAGTTTCGCAGAAGGGTCCTGCCGCAGTTGGCCGACCTGTCCGCGGGTGTGGTACTGCGGCGGTTGCCGTCGACCAGCCCGGCCCATGCCGCCGTGCGGTATGCGGATAAGGTGGCGGCTTGGCGAGTGATTGTCGATTATCTGGATCGATGA
- a CDS encoding desulfoferrodoxin has protein sequence MAKRLEVYKCNVCGNIVEVLTGGAGALVCCGQNMVLMTENTVDAAKEKHVPVAKKVAGGWEVMVGSVPHPMEEKHWIEWIELNANGTSYKVFLNPGQEPKAFFPIEADQVTVREYCNLHGLWKA, from the coding sequence ATGGCAAAAAGACTCGAAGTGTATAAATGCAATGTATGCGGCAACATCGTCGAAGTGTTGACCGGCGGTGCCGGGGCACTGGTCTGCTGCGGGCAGAATATGGTGTTGATGACTGAAAACACCGTGGACGCCGCCAAGGAAAAACACGTTCCGGTTGCCAAAAAAGTGGCCGGCGGTTGGGAAGTGATGGTTGGCTCCGTGCCCCACCCCATGGAGGAAAAACACTGGATCGAGTGGATTGAGCTAAACGCCAACGGCACCAGTTACAAGGTCTTCCTCAATCCCGGCCAGGAACCCAAGGCCTTCTTCCCCATCGAGGCCGACCAGGTCACCGTGCGTGAGTACTGCAACCTGCACGGGCTGTGGAAGGCCTGA
- a CDS encoding DOMON domain-containing protein has protein sequence MGLRKVVTTVMTIGALAMIPLTASAYDHEVSARGMSFSWSVEGNLLKGKMSAKTGGWVAVGFNPSSKMKDANIIIGYVKDGTGTVADHFGDKATGHSADTELGGSEDVTLVAASEENSMTTIEFTMPMDSADAYDQVLQADGDTVLLLAYGPDRDSLKPRHTFRASKVVNLSTGAEK, from the coding sequence ATGGGACTGAGAAAGGTGGTGACAACCGTGATGACAATCGGCGCGCTGGCAATGATTCCGCTGACGGCGTCCGCTTACGATCATGAAGTGAGTGCCCGGGGCATGAGTTTTTCCTGGTCCGTGGAAGGCAATCTGCTCAAGGGCAAGATGTCGGCCAAGACCGGGGGCTGGGTCGCCGTTGGCTTCAACCCGAGTTCGAAGATGAAGGACGCCAACATCATCATCGGCTACGTCAAAGACGGTACCGGCACCGTTGCCGATCATTTCGGCGATAAAGCGACCGGGCACTCTGCGGATACCGAATTGGGTGGGAGCGAGGATGTCACCCTGGTGGCGGCGAGCGAGGAAAACTCCATGACCACCATCGAATTCACCATGCCGATGGACTCCGCCGATGCCTACGATCAGGTCTTGCAAGCGGACGGGGACACCGTATTGCTGCTCGCCTACGGTCCCGATCGAGACAGTCTCAAGCCGCGCCATACCTTCCGCGCCAGCAAAGTGGTGAACCTGTCGACCGGAGCGGAGAAGTAG
- a CDS encoding SCO family protein has product MGRNLFSAIACVPLLLGVLIGTASAVERVEEDTAPGKIAVVERTGATVPLEAVFRDENGDPVTLGSLLARPTILLPIYFTCPNSCSTNLANLAVALDRMKLRPGIDYRAIALSFDERETPAVARSAKANYLRLLGDDFPADQWFFLTGDRPSIEAVLDAVGFSFKALPDGTFIHPSMLVVLAESGMIIKYVYGTFIPGDVELAVAEAAQGRPATSIKRFLDYCFNYLPTRSAAVFTNVKLIVLLLFGAGLAVFFVLFLKNRKSGEPRDHAP; this is encoded by the coding sequence ATGGGGCGGAACCTGTTCAGCGCGATTGCTTGTGTACCGCTTCTTCTCGGCGTGTTGATCGGCACCGCTTCTGCGGTCGAACGAGTTGAGGAAGATACGGCGCCGGGGAAAATCGCCGTCGTCGAGCGGACCGGTGCAACCGTCCCGCTGGAAGCCGTTTTCCGTGATGAAAACGGTGACCCGGTAACGCTTGGCAGTCTGCTGGCGCGACCGACTATCCTGCTGCCCATCTATTTCACCTGCCCGAACAGTTGCAGCACCAATCTGGCCAACCTCGCGGTGGCCCTGGACCGGATGAAACTGCGTCCCGGGATCGATTACCGTGCCATCGCCTTGAGTTTTGACGAACGGGAGACCCCGGCGGTGGCACGCTCCGCCAAGGCCAATTATCTGCGTCTGCTCGGCGATGATTTTCCCGCGGACCAGTGGTTTTTTCTGACCGGAGACCGGCCTTCGATCGAGGCGGTGCTCGATGCCGTCGGCTTTTCTTTCAAGGCCCTGCCGGACGGTACCTTCATCCACCCGTCGATGCTGGTGGTGCTGGCCGAGAGCGGCATGATCATCAAGTATGTGTACGGCACCTTCATCCCCGGAGATGTTGAACTGGCGGTGGCGGAGGCGGCCCAGGGCCGGCCGGCCACCTCGATCAAACGTTTTCTCGATTATTGTTTCAACTACCTGCCTACCCGCTCGGCGGCAGTTTTTACCAACGTCAAGCTGATCGTTCTCCTGCTGTTTGGGGCCGGCTTGGCCGTTTTTTTTGTGCTCTTCCTGAAAAACAGAAAATCTGGTGAGCCCCGTGACCACGCACCCTGA
- a CDS encoding cbb3-type cytochrome c oxidase subunit I, whose product MTTHPESGGTPAAVPSFFEASSPPGQTGIKAWLLTHDHKRLALMYLWAVFFWLVLALLLGLALRVELMFIGETIMPAEIYNTVFTLHGVIMIFLFVIPAIPAIFGNFFLPIQIGADDVFFPRLNLFSWYLYMIGGAFAIVSLFTGDGFADTGWTFYVPFSVTTETNVSLTVTAAFILGMSSLLTGLNFVTTVHRMRVKNMGWMQVPLFTWSLYATAWVQILATPVVSITLVLVVLERFLNIGLFDPDRGGDPLLYQHLFWMYSHPAVYIMILPGMGVISEIIPVFSRKAIFGYKGIVVSSLAIAIAGSLVWAHHMYTSGMSDVSVFVFSLLTFIVAIPSAIKVFSWVSTMYKGSILMTPPLLLALIFIYLFSVGGLTGLVLGAAGTDIHVHDTQFVVAHFHFTMFGGTGFAFFAALHFWWPKMFGVMYHFGRAYLGASLAAIGFIFHYVPMFILGMQGMPRRYYDYLPQFETGNFLAGFGGFLLVFGIMLMFVNLWMSLIDRWRQPAEADPWGGTTLEWAVPSPPPVHNFLQEPRVLDYPYDFSEVLARAAAKDKKD is encoded by the coding sequence GTGACCACGCACCCTGAATCCGGCGGAACGCCCGCCGCCGTACCATCTTTTTTTGAGGCCTCCTCTCCCCCGGGACAAACCGGGATCAAGGCCTGGCTGCTGACCCACGATCACAAGCGGCTGGCCCTGATGTATCTGTGGGCGGTATTCTTCTGGCTGGTGCTGGCCTTGCTGCTGGGTCTAGCGCTGCGCGTTGAGCTGATGTTCATCGGCGAAACGATCATGCCGGCCGAGATCTACAACACCGTGTTCACCCTGCACGGGGTGATCATGATCTTTCTTTTCGTCATCCCGGCGATACCGGCCATCTTCGGCAACTTTTTCCTACCCATCCAGATCGGTGCCGACGACGTGTTCTTCCCCCGCTTGAACCTGTTCTCCTGGTATCTGTATATGATCGGCGGGGCCTTTGCCATCGTCTCGCTGTTTACCGGCGACGGTTTTGCCGATACCGGCTGGACTTTTTACGTACCGTTCAGCGTGACCACCGAGACCAACGTTTCGCTGACCGTGACCGCCGCCTTTATCCTCGGTATGTCGTCCCTGCTGACCGGCCTCAACTTCGTCACCACCGTGCACCGGATGCGCGTGAAAAACATGGGCTGGATGCAGGTGCCGCTGTTCACCTGGTCGCTCTACGCCACCGCCTGGGTGCAGATCCTGGCCACACCGGTGGTCTCCATCACCCTGGTGCTGGTGGTGCTCGAGCGTTTCCTCAACATCGGCCTGTTCGACCCCGATCGGGGCGGCGACCCGCTGCTCTATCAGCACCTGTTCTGGATGTATTCGCATCCGGCCGTCTATATCATGATCCTGCCGGGCATGGGGGTCATCTCCGAGATCATTCCGGTGTTCTCGCGCAAGGCCATCTTCGGCTACAAGGGTATCGTCGTCTCGTCGCTGGCGATCGCCATCGCCGGATCACTGGTCTGGGCCCACCACATGTACACGAGCGGCATGAGCGACGTGTCGGTCTTCGTCTTCTCGCTCTTGACCTTCATCGTCGCCATCCCCAGCGCCATCAAGGTATTTTCGTGGGTTTCCACCATGTACAAGGGCTCCATCCTGATGACGCCGCCGCTGCTGCTGGCCCTGATCTTCATCTACCTCTTTTCCGTCGGCGGCCTGACCGGTCTGGTATTGGGCGCCGCCGGCACCGACATTCACGTGCACGATACCCAGTTTGTCGTGGCCCATTTTCACTTCACCATGTTCGGCGGCACCGGCTTCGCCTTTTTCGCCGCCCTGCATTTCTGGTGGCCGAAGATGTTCGGCGTCATGTATCATTTCGGCCGGGCCTACCTGGGGGCGTCGCTGGCCGCCATCGGCTTCATCTTCCACTACGTGCCCATGTTCATCCTCGGCATGCAGGGTATGCCGAGGCGGTACTACGATTACCTACCCCAGTTCGAGACCGGCAATTTCCTCGCCGGCTTCGGCGGCTTCCTGCTGGTTTTCGGCATCATGCTGATGTTTGTCAACCTGTGGATGAGCCTGATCGACCGCTGGCGACAACCGGCCGAAGCCGATCCCTGGGGTGGCACGACGCTGGAGTGGGCGGTTCCGTCACCGCCGCCGGTGCATAATTTTCTTCAGGAGCCGCGGGTTCTCGACTATCCCTATGATTTCTCCGAAGTGCTGGCCAGAGCGGCGGCCAAGGACAAAAAGGACTGA
- a CDS encoding cytochrome c oxidase subunit 3 family protein has protein sequence MERAVDKTGIKIGMWIFLYSEIILFGGLFVLYAVYFHNFPGDFAVAGEELNRLFGTLNTVVLLVSSFTVAASITAVQRRRTGQAVGLLLFSLGCGLVFLINKYFEWGAKFEHGLYPNSDRLFEADPGFAIFFGLYYTITGLHGLHVIIGMVLLTVSLVMVLRGRVDHQRYALLENSGLYWHLVDLIWIYVFPLFYLVL, from the coding sequence ATGGAGCGTGCTGTCGATAAGACCGGAATCAAGATCGGCATGTGGATCTTCCTCTACTCGGAGATCATCCTCTTTGGCGGCCTGTTCGTCCTCTATGCCGTCTACTTCCATAATTTCCCCGGAGATTTTGCCGTTGCCGGGGAGGAACTCAACCGCCTGTTCGGCACGCTCAACACCGTCGTGCTGCTGGTCAGCAGTTTTACCGTGGCCGCCTCGATTACCGCGGTACAGCGGCGCCGGACCGGCCAGGCCGTCGGTCTGCTCCTGTTTTCCCTCGGTTGCGGGCTGGTCTTTCTGATCAACAAATATTTCGAATGGGGCGCCAAGTTCGAGCACGGGCTCTACCCGAACTCGGACAGGTTGTTTGAGGCCGATCCGGGCTTTGCCATTTTTTTCGGTTTGTACTACACCATTACCGGTCTGCACGGCCTGCATGTGATCATCGGCATGGTGTTGTTGACGGTCTCGCTGGTCATGGTGCTCCGGGGGCGAGTCGACCACCAACGCTATGCGCTGCTGGAAAACAGCGGGCTCTATTGGCATCTGGTGGATTTGATCTGGATTTACGTCTTTCCCCTGTTTTATCTGGTTCTGTAA